The following coding sequences lie in one Phycicoccus duodecadis genomic window:
- a CDS encoding PP2C family protein-serine/threonine phosphatase, which produces MAAGMSLRFSSSESGGSGTRRVVASRFAGLDPSRFILPALVILLAAMGFGVFLVPEIVSIAFVFPLLVVAGLLLEPRRLYVALAACAVVVGVWAPNSGISVSRLLGALVSIAAVMWLSLLVARSRAQVGTRGLSGDRMFAELRDRIVTVGQVPDLPAGWAATSCILSAHGDRFSGDFVVAHLHPCGRRLEVALVDVSGKGTRAGTRSLLLSGALGALLGAVPAADFLRVANDYLLRQRWEEGFATAVHIDLDLGTGEYSVANAGHPAPARYTGGRARWTVLDGARGPLLGVVPGSTFPRQSGRLDRGDALLVYSDGVVEARDRDLTDGIDRMLGVATMSVLREGDVARDVCEAARSGEDDDRAALAVRRV; this is translated from the coding sequence ATGGCAGCCGGGATGTCCCTGAGGTTCAGCAGCAGCGAGTCCGGAGGGTCCGGCACCCGCCGCGTCGTCGCGTCCCGGTTCGCGGGGCTCGACCCCTCGCGCTTCATCCTGCCCGCCCTGGTCATCCTGCTCGCGGCCATGGGTTTCGGGGTCTTCCTCGTCCCCGAGATCGTGTCGATCGCGTTCGTCTTCCCGCTGCTGGTGGTGGCGGGGCTGCTGCTCGAGCCCCGCCGGCTGTACGTCGCGCTGGCCGCGTGTGCGGTCGTGGTGGGGGTGTGGGCGCCGAACTCCGGCATCTCGGTGTCGAGGTTGCTGGGTGCGCTGGTCTCGATCGCGGCCGTGATGTGGCTGAGCCTGCTGGTCGCGCGCTCACGGGCCCAGGTCGGGACGCGGGGCCTCAGCGGCGACAGGATGTTCGCCGAGCTGCGCGACCGCATCGTCACCGTCGGCCAGGTCCCCGACCTGCCCGCCGGGTGGGCGGCCACCTCGTGCATCCTGTCGGCCCACGGGGACCGGTTCTCCGGCGACTTCGTGGTGGCCCACCTGCACCCGTGCGGGCGCCGGCTCGAGGTCGCGCTGGTCGACGTCAGCGGCAAGGGGACGCGGGCCGGGACCCGGTCGCTGCTGCTGTCCGGCGCGCTCGGGGCCCTGCTCGGTGCGGTGCCCGCCGCCGACTTCCTGCGCGTCGCGAACGACTACCTGCTCCGCCAGCGCTGGGAGGAGGGGTTCGCCACCGCCGTGCACATCGACCTCGACCTGGGCACGGGGGAGTACTCGGTGGCCAACGCGGGGCACCCGGCCCCTGCTCGCTATACCGGCGGCCGGGCCCGCTGGACCGTCCTCGACGGCGCGCGGGGCCCGCTGCTCGGGGTCGTCCCCGGCAGCACCTTCCCCCGCCAGAGCGGGCGGCTCGACCGGGGTGACGCCCTGCTCGTGTACTCCGACGGCGTGGTCGAGGCGCGCGACCGCGACCTCACCGACGGCATCGACCGGATGCTCGGCGTGGCCACCATGTCCGTGCTGCGCGAGGGCGACGTGGCCCGCGATGTGTGCGAGGCGGCCCGTTCGGGGGAGGATGACGACCGGGCCGCCCTCGCCGTCCGGCGCGTCTGA
- the trmB gene encoding tRNA (guanosine(46)-N7)-methyltransferase TrmB, whose protein sequence is MASGPLLDHAPRESVRTFTARWRTRPLVEEQMATLLPGRVVPEGPLVPREAFGRTGPVVVEIGSGHGAAAIAYAAKHPEADVVAVDVHVPGIARMLAAAEEAEVPNLWAYVGDALPLLRERVAQASLDAVHLFFPDPWHKQRHAKRRFVQQHTLTLVASRLRPGGRLLVATDIDRYAEHTRRQLAAHGGFDVIEGERPAWRPDDGFEAKGLRAGRTISEFRCTVR, encoded by the coding sequence GTGGCATCCGGCCCGCTCCTGGACCATGCGCCCCGCGAGAGCGTGCGCACCTTCACCGCCCGCTGGCGCACCCGCCCGCTCGTCGAGGAACAGATGGCGACGCTGCTGCCCGGCCGGGTCGTCCCCGAGGGCCCGCTGGTGCCGCGGGAGGCGTTCGGGCGCACCGGTCCCGTGGTGGTCGAGATCGGGTCCGGTCACGGCGCGGCCGCCATCGCCTACGCCGCGAAGCACCCCGAGGCCGACGTGGTCGCGGTCGACGTCCACGTGCCGGGCATCGCCCGGATGCTGGCCGCCGCCGAGGAGGCCGAGGTGCCGAACCTGTGGGCGTACGTCGGCGACGCGCTGCCCCTGCTGCGCGAGCGGGTGGCGCAGGCGTCGCTGGATGCCGTGCACCTGTTCTTCCCGGACCCGTGGCACAAGCAGCGGCACGCCAAGCGGCGGTTCGTGCAGCAGCACACGCTGACCCTGGTGGCCTCGCGGCTGCGACCGGGCGGCCGGCTGCTGGTGGCCACCGACATCGACCGGTACGCCGAGCACACCCGGCGCCAGCTGGCGGCCCACGGCGGCTTCGACGTCATCGAGGGCGAGCGGCCCGCGTGGCGCCCCGACGACGGCTTCGAGGCCAAGGGGCTGCGCGCCGGCCGGACGATCTCGGAGTTCCGCTGCACCGTGCGCTGA